A window of Halopseudomonas sabulinigri genomic DNA:
AACGATTTCCGCCCATTGGCGGCGAGTACCACCTCTCCCACGCTTTTGCCGCTATCACGGTCAAAAATCGGGGTGCCGGGTTCGGGGGCAGCATTGCCTGCCAACAGCAGCCGGTACATGCGGCGTTTCAACTTGCCCAGGTACTGCATGCGGGCAACGATTTCCTGGCCGGTGTAGCAACCCTTCTTGAAGCTGACACCACCGAGTTGCTGCAAATTCAGCATCTGCGGAATGAACAGCTCGAGCGTTGGCCCGGTCACCTGACCTATCCCGGCCTGGATCTGGCGTAACAGCCAGCCGTTTGTATCGTCGGCACGGCAATGTTTGAGTAACTGGTCGGCCAGCTCCAGCGCGTTGTCGACTGGCGACCAGATTTCGACCGCGCCGTCGGGCAAACCGAGCAGGCGCGCATGGTTCTTGGTCAGCAGTTGGTTGATGGCAGGCTGGGGCAGATCAGCTGCGGCAAGTGCCGGCGCCACTGATTCGCCCCATAAGCCCAGGCGAACCCACTGATCCGTTTGGTCTGTCAGGCTGGCTTTGAAAAATGCCGCGTACTTGCCCAGGTCGGCGAGCTGCGGCGCGGTCAATTCGCGTGCCATACTCAATAGAAAGCCGCCTTCGCTGCGCTGCAGTCGAAAACTCGACTGCATGCGGCCCTTGGGGTTGCAACGCGCACCCAGGGTCGTCTGATCTGCGCCCAGGCGAGCAACATCGCAGGTCAGCTGACCCTGCAGAAAGCGCTCTGCATCCGGGCCGTCCACCGCAATGACGCCCTCATGGCTCAGCCAGCACAGGCTGGTAGCGGAGTTTTCGGTGGACGCTGTACTGAAGCGGGCAGTCAGTTCGGTGGCGATAGTGGAAAGTGCTGTCATGCCGAAGATTGTTCCCTTGGGGTCAGTGTTACATCATAGGGGCTATGCTGGGTACTTGTCAGGCACCCCTGCCGTTATAATGGTGCTTTTGTCCCGCAGTTCAATCCTCAGTGTGGAGTTGCCGATGTCGGCCGATATAGAAGTGAAGCGTTTATACTGGCACAGCCGTCGCGGCATGCTGGAACTTGATGTGTTGCTGGTGCCTTTTTTGCAGGAGGCTTATCCAGCGCTGGACGACGCAGACAAGGAGCGCTATCGGCTGTTACTGGAGTCCGAAGATCAGGACATGTTTGGTTGGTTCATGCAGCGCAACGAGCCTGATGATCCGGACCTGAAGCGAATCGTGAGGATGATACTGAACCGTGTACAGCCAGACTGATTATCTCGTCATGCAGCGCCAGCCTTCTCGCTGGCTGGCGTTATTGTTGCTGTGCAGCAGCCTGCTGGCCTGCCTGGCGGTGTATCACAGCGCTCTGGGTCTGCTGCCCAGTGTGCTGTGCATGCTGCTGGTTTGCAGTTACGGCTTATGGATATGGCCGCGACAGATCAGCTTGCAGCATCCTCATTCAGTGACCGGCCTGCGATTTGATAGTGAGGGTTGGCATATTCTGCGCCGTGATGGCTCCGAGGCGGCCGCCAAGCTACTTGCCGACACCTACGTAAGTGCCATGCTGACGGTGGTGCGGCTGCGTGAGCAGGGGCGCTGGCGTGCAGTGTCGGTGGTGCTGGCCAGTGACGCGGCCTCGGAAGAGAGCCTGCGTCGTCTGCGCCTGCGGTTGCGTTTCAGTCGTCAGCGCTGGGCGGCTGCAGAATAGTATCCAGGGCCTCGTCCAGTTGGGCGGGGTAGTCCAGGGTGTAATGCAAGCCACGACTTTCCTGTCGCTGCATGGCTGAGGTGATAATCAGGTCCGCTACCTGTGCCAGGTTGCGCAGTTCCAGCAGGTCACGGCTTACCCGGTAGTTGCTGTAGAACTCGTGAATCTCCCCGCGCAACATATCCACTCGATGCTTGGCACGCTGCAGGCGCTTCGAGGTGCGAACAATGCCGACGTAATCCCACATGAAGCGCCGCAACTCATCCCAGTTGTGCGAGATGATGACGTCTTCGTCGGAGTCGGTTACCTGGCTTTCATCCCAGTGCGGCAGGTCCTTCGGCATGCTCACCTGGTCCAGCTGGGCGAGTATGTCGCGACTGGCTGACCGGCCATAGACGATGCATTCGAGCAGTGAGTTGCTGGCCATGCGGTTGGCGCCATGCAGGCCGGTGAAACTGGTTTCGCCGATGGCGTAGAGCTGTTGCACGTCGGTACGGCCGCTTGCCTCGACCATGACCCCACCGCAGGTGTAGTGCGCCGCCGGTACCACCGGGATGGGCTCGCGGGTGATGTCGATGCCGAACGCCAGGCAGCGTTCGTGCACCGTCGGAAAGTGGCTGCGGATGAAGTCGGCCGGCTTGTGGGTGATGTCCAGATACACGCAGTCCAGGCCAAGGCGCTTCATCTCGTGGTCAATCGCGCGCGCCACAATATCGCGTGGGGCCAGTTCGGCCCGCGCGTCAAAACGCGGCATGAAACGATCACCGTTGGGCAGGCGCAGTAGTGCCCCCTCGCCACGCAAGGCTTCGGTGATCAAAAAGCTCTTTGCCTTGGGGTGGTACAGGCACGTGGGGTGAAACTGATTGAATTCCAGGTTTGCCACGCGG
This region includes:
- the nadB gene encoding L-aspartate oxidase; the encoded protein is MTQQHEYDVLVIGSGAAGLTLALHLASDLRVAVLSKGQLSEGSTFWAQGGVAAVLDDSDTVDAHVQDTLIAGGGLCHEEAVRQIVGDSREAIGWLVEQGVPFTRERREDGSETDDFHLTREGGHSHRRIIHAADATGAAIFNTLLKRAEAHDNIELLDNRVAVDLITSQKLGRPGQQCLGAYILNRSSGHVETVAARFTVLATGGASKVYLYTSNPDSASGDGIAMAWRAGCRVANLEFNQFHPTCLYHPKAKSFLITEALRGEGALLRLPNGDRFMPRFDARAELAPRDIVARAIDHEMKRLGLDCVYLDITHKPADFIRSHFPTVHERCLAFGIDITREPIPVVPAAHYTCGGVMVEASGRTDVQQLYAIGETSFTGLHGANRMASNSLLECIVYGRSASRDILAQLDQVSMPKDLPHWDESQVTDSDEDVIISHNWDELRRFMWDYVGIVRTSKRLQRAKHRVDMLRGEIHEFYSNYRVSRDLLELRNLAQVADLIITSAMQRQESRGLHYTLDYPAQLDEALDTILQPPSADD
- a CDS encoding FAD assembly factor SdhE, which gives rise to MSADIEVKRLYWHSRRGMLELDVLLVPFLQEAYPALDDADKERYRLLLESEDQDMFGWFMQRNEPDDPDLKRIVRMILNRVQPD
- the ygfZ gene encoding CAF17-like 4Fe-4S cluster assembly/insertion protein YgfZ — protein: MTALSTIATELTARFSTASTENSATSLCWLSHEGVIAVDGPDAERFLQGQLTCDVARLGADQTTLGARCNPKGRMQSSFRLQRSEGGFLLSMARELTAPQLADLGKYAAFFKASLTDQTDQWVRLGLWGESVAPALAAADLPQPAINQLLTKNHARLLGLPDGAVEIWSPVDNALELADQLLKHCRADDTNGWLLRQIQAGIGQVTGPTLELFIPQMLNLQQLGGVSFKKGCYTGQEIVARMQYLGKLKRRMYRLLLAGNAAPEPGTPIFDRDSGKSVGEVVLAANGRKSLEILAVLQKDAAQLATLSAGNGQGPLLTLGDLPYDSEMAATEAAAQ